DNA sequence from the Paenibacillus azoreducens genome:
AAGCTGCAGCCGAGAAATACGGTATCACCAAAACGACTTTGGCGAAATGGCGGCGTCGTTACAAGGTGTATGGTTATGAAGGGTTAGAGAAACGCACTCATAATCGAAATTATAGCGCTGAGCTTAAGCTCCAAGCGGTGAAGGATTACATAGAGGGAGGATTGTCTCAATATCAGATCATCGATAAATACAAGATTGCAAGCAGAACGCAGCTTTCCAACTGGATTAAGGAGTATAATCGTCATAGCAGCTTAAAAGCTTACTCAGGAGGAGCGAAAGCAATGACGAAGGGGCGTTCGACGACTTGGCAGGAACGGATCGATATTGTGCAATACTGTCTTGCTCATCAGTATGACTACCGTAAGACAGCGGACCATTTTCAGGTCTCCTACCAGCAAGTCTACCAATGGGTGAAGAAGTTTGAGAATGGCGGTCAGGATGCGTTAAAGGATGGCCGGGGGAGAAAGAAAGCGCCGGAGGAACTAACAGAGGCCGATCGCCAAAAACTCGAGATGAAAAAGATGGAGTATGAAATCGAGCGGCTTCGGGCGGAGAATGCATTTCTAAAAAAGTTACGGGAATTCCAAAGGAGGCGAAGCTAAGCCAATACCGT
Encoded proteins:
- a CDS encoding helix-turn-helix domain-containing protein translates to MPNKKYDASEKLVIIGEIESGEIGVKAAAEKYGITKTTLAKWRRRYKVYGYEGLEKRTHNRNYSAELKLQAVKDYIEGGLSQYQIIDKYKIASRTQLSNWIKEYNRHSSLKAYSGGAKAMTKGRSTTWQERIDIVQYCLAHQYDYRKTADHFQVSYQQVYQWVKKFENGGQDALKDGRGRKKAPEELTEADRQKLEMKKMEYEIERLRAENAFLKKLREFQRRRS